AATCGACTGTGTTATGCGCTGCGCGACCTGCTTTAATAGTTCATCACCCGCAGCATGACCATAGAGATCGTTAACCTCTTTAAAATGATCAAGGTCGAGGAATAACAGCGCGAATGGGCGTTGAGTCTGCTGAGCATTGAGTATCGACTGTCCAAGCCTATCGAGAAACAGAGTACGATTGGGTAATTCGGTCAAAGGGTCGAAATAGGCTTGAGTATGTAACTGCTTGTTCTTGAGCTCAATCGATGACTTGGCATCCGTAAGCGATTTCAATAGCAAATCTCGGCTCTGCTCATATTTAAACTGAACACGAAGTGAGTACACAGCGATAAAAACGGCGGCAATAATTAGAGTAATACTGGTTTTGGTGTAGCTCGCAATGCCGGATTCATAGCTGGTTTTGATTACGCGTTGAATCTCATCTGCCTGACTAGCGAAATCGAGATAATACTCGTCAGTTTTTAACCCCAATGACGGTGTCTCTAAAACCGATTGCTGATAATGCGAACCCGCATATTGACGAAACTCAGCCAGCGTTTGACGCAGCATCATCAATCGCTCTCGAAGTTCGGGATCGCTGATCGCTTGGTAACTGCCCATGATGCTCTCTCCCCCATCGAGCAACGCCCCTACATGCCAATCCGCAATCTCTAGGTAGTACCAGACCTCTTGGATCGATTGGGTTGTATCGCCGGAAACAATCTCATCGAACCATAAGTAAGCCAGAGAGCCGTTGATCTTTATCTCAGCTGCGGCTTCTGCAAGGGGGGATTTTTTAACCAAAAGATGGGTCGATTGCATCACGAGAACCGTGGTTGACGCGACCACCAGCAACGCCAATAGAGAGGTGAACAAGAACTTTCGCTTATTTAGCACTTTGGGGAACAACATAATCAGGACAAAAAGATTGGGAATAAATCGACCTTAATCCATCAATGTTTCAAATTAATGAACAACCAAGCATTTCAATTAGTTATGAAGTTTTGATGAATATTGATAAGTGCACATTGTATAACCAAGTTCAACACCGTATATTTCAGTGGCTTGATTAAATCTGACAATGCTGGCCGATAGAAGCGTAACGTACACTATGATGGAAAGGTTCTTACACAAAGCAATCACCACTGTTATCTGTTTGTCTCTATGGCCAACGATGGGCATGACAAAAGATCTGATCAAGATCGAAGGTTCAAGCACGGTTTACCCCATCACTCATCAATTCGCTCAGCAGTTTATGGCCCAGCAGAAAGAAGTCGCCCAGATAGTGGTTGGTGTCACTGGAACAGGGGGCGGATTTCGCAAGTTTTGTCGTGGTAAGACGGATATCTCTAACGCCTCTCGCCCTATCAAAACGCAAGAAAAAGCCCTGTGTCGAGAAAACGGCATTGAGTTTTTAGAACTGCCTATCGCACTTGATGCGGTCACTCTCGTGGTCAGTAAAGACAACCATTGGTTAAAACGCCTATCTCTAGAAGAGTTGGCAACCTTATGGCATTCCTCTTCAGAAAAAACCATTACTCATTGGAATCAGCTCAATTCAAACTTCCCAGCAGAGCCGGTTAAGCTCTACGCCCCGGGGAGTGACTCTGGAACATACGACTACTTTACCAATGTTGTTCTCAATGGCGACGAGTTGCGCGGTGACTATATCGCCAATGAAGACGATTATCTATTAGCCTCAAAAGTCGCGACTGATCCCAATGCCCTCGCCTTCTTAGGCTTTGCTTATTACCAAAACAATCAAACCCAACTCAAGGCGGTCTCTATCACCAATCACAAGCAGCAGGCCATTGCTCCAAGTATCAATAGTGTCACCAGTGGCCAGTACAGCTCACTGTCTCGGCCACTGTTTATCTACGTCAACAAAGCAGCCGTTAACCGACATTCCGTCAATCAGTTCATCGAACACTACTTGAATCAAAAACATTTATCGTATGTCGTGAGCACGGCTGGCTATATTCCACTTTCCCCGAAAATGCAGAGTGCAGCCCAATCAATTTTTGAAGATCAAACCATTGGCTCGGTATTTAATAGTAAAGAGCTGAGTACCAATTTCGAACACTTTATGGAACGTAAGTAAACGTCTGTCTTAGTTTCAGAAACATCAGACAGTAAAAAGCCCAACCGAAGTTGAGCTCTACTGATTTCGATATTGTCGAGTAAATCATTAAAAGAAGATGTAGCTCATGATAATAGCGTCTTCTTTACCTGTTGTTGTTGGGTAATAGTTACGGCGACGATCCACCTCATTAAAACCAACCCACTCGTACAAACCAAATGCGTTAGTGTTACTTTCGCGAACTTCTAGCCATGCACTCTCTGCTTTCGCTTTTTCGCACACCAACAGAAAGTGCTCAATCAGTGCTTTGCCATATCCCTTACCTTG
The Vibrio pelagius genome window above contains:
- a CDS encoding phosphate ABC transporter substrate-binding protein PstS family protein, which produces MMERFLHKAITTVICLSLWPTMGMTKDLIKIEGSSTVYPITHQFAQQFMAQQKEVAQIVVGVTGTGGGFRKFCRGKTDISNASRPIKTQEKALCRENGIEFLELPIALDAVTLVVSKDNHWLKRLSLEELATLWHSSSEKTITHWNQLNSNFPAEPVKLYAPGSDSGTYDYFTNVVLNGDELRGDYIANEDDYLLASKVATDPNALAFLGFAYYQNNQTQLKAVSITNHKQQAIAPSINSVTSGQYSSLSRPLFIYVNKAAVNRHSVNQFIEHYLNQKHLSYVVSTAGYIPLSPKMQSAAQSIFEDQTIGSVFNSKELSTNFEHFMERK